Part of the Gemmatimonadales bacterium genome is shown below.
TTCCATCTCGATGCCGGACATCCGCCGCACGGCCGAGTCGTACCCGTCGGCGCCGATCACATAGGCCGGTCGGATCGTCTCGCTTCGCACGACGACCCACTCGCTTCGCGCGACGGGGTAGCCGGTCGCGACCTGGTCGAGCTTCGCCACCTCCGCCCGCAGGGGGGCGTCGTCCGCGTTGAGGGACTCGAGACGGTGTCCCCAGAGGACCTTGAGCTTCTTCTGGCGGAGCGCCTCCTCGGCGGCTCTCTCCAGCAGGCTCTGGCGGAGGACGAGGAGATACGGATGCTTGGAAGCGAGGGCCGAATAGTCGATCTCGGCGCGCCTCTCCCGTCCTTCGTAGTAGGCGACCTTCGTCAGCTTCCGCCCCGCGCCGATCAGCCCTTCGGAGAGCCCTGCCTCGTCGAGAATCCGGAGCGTGCGCGGATGGATCGCGAGCGCGTAGCTGTGCTGGGTCGTCCGCTGGTGCATGTCGACGACCTCCACACGGACCCCGTGCTGCTGCAGGAACAGGGCCGCGGCGAGACCGACCGGACCGGCGCCGACGACGAGGACCTCAGGATCGGAGTGACGAAACATCGAGCTTCCTCGCTAATCCATGTTCGCGATCTGCGCGACGATCGCGTCAATGGGCGCCTTCGCGCACGTGAACATCGGCGTGTCCCGCTGCGTATAGAGGCTCGCCTCGGTGTAACGCAGCCGCCCCACCAGATCGACGAACTCCTGCGGGTAGTCCGAGTCGAACGCGACCACGAAGTCCTGATCGTCGATGCCGTAGCTGTAGCTCGAGTTCAGGCTGACGCCCTTGAACGGCGCGGAGGCGGCGATATGCTCGTCCATCATCCCCTGCCGCGCGTGGGGCGAAAGGCGGTACCACGCCCGCGTCTTCAAGAAGGGGTACACGAACAGGAACTTCCCCTGGCCCGGCAGCAGCTCGACGCCCTC
Proteins encoded:
- a CDS encoding FAD-dependent monooxygenase yields the protein MFRHSDPEVLVVGAGPVGLAAALFLQQHGVRVEVVDMHQRTTQHSYALAIHPRTLRILDEAGLSEGLIGAGRKLTKVAYYEGRERRAEIDYSALASKHPYLLVLRQSLLERAAEEALRQKKLKVLWGHRLESLNADDAPLRAEVAKLDQVATGYPVARSEWVVVRSETIRPAYVIGADGYDSAVRRMSGIEMEEHGAGQIFSVYEIEAAGELPAEVRVILDPDLTSVYWPLEEGRCRWGFQIQDASGHQASMERLEQLIAARAPWCTARPTQIYWSTVALFESRLARSFGKGGVWLAGDAAHQAAPVGVHSMNSGLVEARELAARMMRILRAGGAAALLQEFATETHEA